In Candidatus Kaistella beijingensis, a genomic segment contains:
- a CDS encoding GlmU family protein: MQLVFSDAQFWEDFLPLTFTRPVAEMRCGILTFSERWQKLLETSEISYLTEDFLQEKFPKPEKKESLFIVPNFLPNENVLNQIKDLKLGEALVFENELLAAKVDMDNFSLNQIEKMTDIHEELLLFKQPTDLFSFNEKAIDFDFELLTKGRASQELSATNGFLGNREDLFIEEGATIEFSTLNTKTGKIYIGKNAELMEGCNLRGPIALCEDSKFNLGAKIYGATTIGPHCKVGGEVNNIVIFGYSNKGHDGFVGNSVIGEWCNLGADTNSSNLKNNYASVKLWNYRTKRFANTGLQFAGLIMGDHSKTAINTQFNTGTVVGVAANIFKSGFPPNLIENFSWGGMKGDEKFKLEKAYEVAELAMARRKVPFTEVDRNILKYIYSEY; encoded by the coding sequence ATGCAACTCGTTTTTTCCGATGCCCAATTCTGGGAAGATTTTTTACCGCTTACTTTCACAAGACCCGTTGCAGAAATGCGTTGCGGAATTCTCACTTTTTCCGAAAGATGGCAGAAACTTCTGGAAACTTCAGAAATCTCATATCTCACCGAAGATTTTTTGCAGGAAAAATTCCCAAAACCTGAAAAAAAAGAAAGCCTTTTCATTGTTCCGAATTTTTTACCGAATGAAAACGTTCTAAATCAAATTAAAGATCTAAAATTGGGTGAAGCATTGGTTTTTGAAAACGAATTACTCGCGGCAAAAGTCGATATGGATAATTTTTCTCTGAACCAAATTGAGAAAATGACGGACATTCATGAGGAACTTCTGCTGTTCAAACAACCTACAGATTTATTTTCCTTTAACGAAAAAGCAATTGATTTTGATTTTGAACTTTTAACGAAAGGAAGAGCTTCTCAAGAACTTTCAGCAACCAACGGATTTTTAGGGAATAGGGAAGATTTATTTATCGAAGAAGGTGCAACTATTGAATTTTCGACTTTAAATACAAAAACAGGAAAAATCTACATCGGCAAAAATGCGGAATTAATGGAAGGATGCAATCTTCGAGGTCCGATCGCACTTTGTGAAGATTCGAAATTTAATTTAGGGGCAAAAATTTATGGAGCAACGACAATTGGTCCACATTGCAAAGTTGGCGGAGAAGTGAATAATATTGTGATTTTTGGATATTCCAATAAAGGTCACGATGGATTTGTAGGAAATTCCGTGATTGGAGAATGGTGTAATCTCGGTGCAGATACCAATTCCTCGAACTTGAAAAACAATTACGCCTCCGTAAAATTGTGGAATTACCGAACCAAAAGATTCGCAAATACAGGTTTGCAATTTGCGGGGTTAATTATGGGCGATCATTCTAAAACAGCGATTAATACTCAGTTCAATACAGGAACGGTTGTAGGAGTTGCCGCCAATATTTTCAAAAGCGGTTTCCCGCCAAATCTCATCGAGAATTTTTCCTGGGGCGGAATGAAAGGCGACGAAAAATTCAAACTTGAAAAAGCCTACGAAGTCGCTGAACTGGCGATGGCGAGACGGAAAGTTCCGTTTACAGAAGTTGATAGGAATATTTTGAAGTATATTTATTCGGAGTACTGA
- a CDS encoding type B 50S ribosomal protein L31 codes for MKNGIHPENYRLVVFKDMSNDEMFLCKSTAETKDTIEFEGATYPLIKMEISSTSHPFYTGKVKLVDTAGRVDKFMNKYKKFAK; via the coding sequence ATGAAAAACGGAATTCACCCAGAAAATTATAGATTAGTCGTATTCAAAGATATGAGTAACGACGAGATGTTTCTTTGCAAATCTACCGCAGAAACTAAAGACACCATCGAATTCGAAGGAGCAACTTACCCATTGATCAAAATGGAAATCTCTTCAACGTCTCACCCTTTCTACACAGGAAAAGTGAAATTGGTTGACACTGCAGGTAGAGTTGACAAATTCATGAACAAGTACAAAAAATTCGCAAAATAA
- a CDS encoding alpha/beta hydrolase, which translates to MKKIHFWLLLIFVSIGYTNSAQIKDEIPLHETFPLFSKQVGEKRIINVWTPPEYAQSKDSLAVLYMADGGIQEDFPHIANTIAELVKAKKIQPIILVGIENTVRRRDLTPFTEIEEDKKVAPIVGGSENFRKFIKDELIPHINKHYRTSKRKGIIGESLSGLFVMETFFTTPYLFDDYVAMDPSLWWNNHYLVRTAKESLSKFPETDKKLWFAGSSAKDIFKHTRELDGILKSLNPPHLKWKYSDEKKEKHNTIFRATKEKALIWTYSISNE; encoded by the coding sequence ATGAAAAAAATCCATTTTTGGCTGCTGCTGATTTTTGTTTCCATAGGTTACACTAATTCAGCACAAATAAAGGATGAAATACCCCTTCACGAAACGTTTCCTCTTTTTTCAAAACAGGTGGGCGAAAAAAGAATCATCAATGTTTGGACTCCGCCTGAATATGCACAAAGCAAAGATTCTCTCGCCGTTTTATACATGGCAGATGGCGGAATTCAAGAAGATTTCCCGCACATCGCAAACACGATTGCAGAATTGGTAAAAGCAAAAAAAATTCAGCCAATCATTTTAGTCGGAATTGAAAACACGGTTAGAAGAAGAGATTTAACGCCATTTACCGAAATAGAAGAAGACAAAAAAGTAGCTCCCATTGTTGGCGGTTCTGAAAATTTCAGAAAATTTATCAAAGACGAGTTAATTCCACATATCAATAAACATTACCGAACTTCCAAAAGAAAAGGAATTATCGGCGAATCGCTTTCGGGACTTTTCGTAATGGAAACTTTTTTCACCACGCCATACTTATTTGATGATTATGTTGCGATGGATCCTTCACTTTGGTGGAACAATCATTATTTGGTAAGAACCGCGAAAGAATCTTTGTCAAAATTTCCTGAAACTGACAAAAAATTATGGTTTGCAGGTTCCAGCGCAAAAGATATTTTCAAACACACGCGCGAACTTGATGGAATTTTAAAGTCATTAAATCCTCCTCATCTGAAATGGAAATATTCCGACGAAAAGAAAGAAAAACACAACACCATTTTTAGAGCAACAAAGGAAAAAGCCTTGATTTGGACTTACAGCATAAGTAATGAGTAA
- a CDS encoding nucleotide pyrophosphohydrolase, protein MEITKLQNEVDEWIKTVGVRYFNELTNMAMLTEEVGEVARIIARRYGEQSEKESDKSKDLGEELADVLFVTLCLANQTGTDLQRAFDKKMKMKTERDKERHQNNQKLK, encoded by the coding sequence ATGGAAATCACCAAACTACAAAACGAAGTTGATGAATGGATTAAAACTGTTGGAGTACGATATTTCAACGAATTGACCAATATGGCGATGTTGACCGAAGAAGTGGGAGAAGTTGCAAGAATCATCGCAAGAAGATATGGCGAACAAAGTGAGAAAGAAAGCGATAAATCCAAAGATTTAGGTGAGGAATTAGCAGATGTTCTCTTTGTAACTTTGTGTTTAGCGAATCAAACTGGAACGGATTTACAGCGCGCTTTCGACAAAAAAATGAAAATGAAAACGGAACGGGATAAAGAACGCCACCAAAACAATCAAAAGCTAAAGTAA
- a CDS encoding 3-phosphoshikimate 1-carboxyvinyltransferase, producing the protein MLLKKSTLKSNQTIKICGSKSISNRLLILNHLFDKILIENLSNSQDTELLEKALNSDSEIIDIHHAGTAMRFLTSYFAIQEGKTVVLTGSERMKQRPIKFLVDALKELGSEISYLEDEGFPPLKITGKKLEKSSLTIPANISSQFISSLMLIGGKLANGLKINLEGEITSRPYLEMTLKILRNVGISTNWEGNIIQILPDIQSEKSSQLTKFVVESDWSSASYFYSLAAIGREYINLKSFRQYSLQGDSVLKEIYWNFFGVNTISEAAENKISLLPEPYFDFPEKISLDMNDCPDIAQTLCVTATALNIPFTITGLQTLKVKETDRLLALKNELFKIGCIAEITDDSIKSVKFFAPNENISIETYNDHRMAMSFAPFCLVKELNIENEGVVEKSYPEFWEDLKKIAIEE; encoded by the coding sequence ATGTTACTAAAAAAATCTACTTTAAAATCCAACCAAACCATAAAAATTTGCGGTTCGAAAAGTATTTCGAATCGTTTGCTGATTTTGAATCATCTTTTTGACAAGATCCTGATTGAAAACCTTTCCAACTCGCAGGATACAGAACTTCTGGAGAAAGCTTTAAACAGCGATTCGGAGATTATCGATATTCATCACGCTGGAACTGCGATGCGTTTTCTGACCTCCTATTTTGCCATTCAGGAAGGAAAAACTGTTGTATTAACAGGTTCAGAAAGAATGAAGCAAAGACCGATAAAGTTTTTGGTAGATGCTTTGAAAGAGTTGGGATCAGAAATTTCTTACCTTGAAGATGAAGGTTTTCCGCCTTTGAAAATCACAGGAAAAAAGCTCGAAAAATCTTCACTAACTATTCCTGCCAATATTTCAAGTCAGTTTATATCATCCTTAATGTTGATTGGCGGAAAATTGGCAAACGGTTTGAAAATCAATCTTGAAGGAGAAATAACCTCACGTCCCTATTTGGAAATGACGCTGAAAATCTTAAGAAATGTAGGAATTTCAACCAATTGGGAAGGAAATATAATTCAAATTTTACCCGACATTCAATCCGAAAAATCTTCACAACTCACCAAATTTGTGGTTGAAAGTGATTGGAGTTCGGCTTCTTATTTCTATTCCTTGGCTGCAATTGGTCGTGAATACATAAATTTGAAGAGCTTTCGGCAATATTCGCTGCAGGGAGATTCTGTCCTAAAAGAAATTTATTGGAATTTCTTCGGCGTGAATACGATTTCGGAGGCTGCCGAAAACAAAATTTCCCTGTTACCTGAACCGTATTTCGATTTTCCAGAAAAAATTTCTTTGGATATGAATGACTGTCCGGATATTGCGCAAACGCTTTGTGTGACGGCAACTGCACTAAACATTCCGTTTACGATTACTGGTCTGCAAACTTTAAAAGTAAAGGAAACCGATCGGCTTTTGGCTTTAAAAAATGAACTTTTCAAAATTGGCTGTATTGCGGAAATTACCGATGATTCAATAAAGTCGGTAAAGTTTTTTGCGCCTAACGAAAACATTTCCATTGAAACTTATAACGACCACCGAATGGCGATGAGTTTTGCTCCATTTTGCTTGGTTAAAGAATTAAATATTGAAAATGAAGGAGTTGTAGAAAAATCCTATCCTGAATTCTGGGAAGATTTAAAAAAAATAGCAATTGAAGAATGA
- a CDS encoding SDR family oxidoreductase, with product MNSETKKIIIITGTSTGIGFTLAEFFGEKGHKVFGLSRKNVDSKFFTTIPTDITDNAQVQNAISKILETEKRIDILINNAGMGMVGSVEDSSQEEILRLFNLNLVGSVQMMSAVLPKMREQKSGKIINISSIGSEMGLPFRGFYSASKSALDKVTEAIRYEVSPWKIDVCALHLGDIKTKIAENRVQTKVSAPYQKTFEKIYSVMNSHVDDGTEPSEVANYIEKLLTKKSWKAHYYFGKFGQKIGVPLKWILPQNFYENLMRKYSKID from the coding sequence ATGAATTCTGAGACAAAAAAAATCATCATCATCACGGGAACTTCCACAGGAATTGGCTTTACTTTAGCTGAATTTTTTGGAGAAAAAGGGCACAAAGTTTTCGGATTGAGCAGAAAAAATGTGGATTCCAAATTTTTTACGACCATTCCAACCGATATCACTGATAATGCCCAAGTGCAAAATGCGATTTCTAAAATTTTAGAAACCGAAAAAAGAATCGATATCCTCATCAACAACGCCGGAATGGGAATGGTTGGTTCGGTGGAAGATTCGTCGCAGGAAGAGATTTTAAGACTGTTCAATTTGAATTTGGTGGGTTCCGTGCAAATGATGAGCGCTGTTTTGCCAAAAATGCGTGAACAGAAATCGGGAAAAATCATCAATATTTCGAGTATCGGTTCGGAAATGGGACTTCCGTTTCGTGGGTTTTATTCCGCCTCGAAATCGGCTTTAGATAAAGTTACAGAAGCAATCCGTTACGAGGTTTCCCCTTGGAAAATTGATGTTTGCGCTTTACATTTAGGCGACATTAAAACTAAAATTGCCGAAAACAGGGTTCAAACCAAAGTTTCGGCACCTTATCAAAAAACTTTCGAAAAAATTTATTCCGTTATGAATTCCCATGTTGATGACGGAACGGAACCTTCGGAAGTTGCCAATTACATAGAGAAACTTTTAACCAAAAAATCTTGGAAAGCCCATTACTATTTCGGGAAATTCGGGCAGAAAATCGGCGTTCCTTTAAAATGGATTTTGCCGCAGAATTTTTATGAAAATTTGATGAGGAAATACAGTAAAATCGATTGA
- the metF gene encoding methylenetetrahydrofolate reductase [NAD(P)H], translating to MKITEHIKNSNGKTLFSIEVIPPTKGTGIEDLYKNIDPLMEFKPPFIDVTTSREEYVYIEKGNGLMERKITRMRPGTLGICASIQHKYDVDTVPHVLCGGFTKEETEYLLVDCLYLGIDNIVALRGDAMKGENHFVPTEGGHKYAVDLVKHINDLGRGKYLSGDINCADDNRFCIGVAGYPEKHIEAPSMKYDLQKLKEKVDAGADYVVTQMFFDNKKYIEFVKQAREIGINVPIIPGIKPIATKGHLSMLPKTFKIDLPEDLISEITKAKDNTAVKQIGIEWAIAQCRELLDFGVPVLHFYSMGKSDNIKKVARELF from the coding sequence ATGAAAATCACAGAACACATAAAAAACTCAAACGGAAAAACTTTGTTTTCAATTGAAGTAATTCCGCCGACAAAAGGGACAGGAATTGAAGATTTATACAAAAATATTGACCCTTTGATGGAATTCAAACCACCATTTATTGACGTGACGACCTCTCGCGAAGAATACGTCTATATCGAAAAGGGAAATGGTTTGATGGAGCGCAAAATCACAAGAATGCGTCCAGGAACTTTGGGAATTTGTGCTTCAATTCAGCATAAATATGATGTGGATACGGTTCCGCACGTTTTGTGTGGCGGTTTTACGAAGGAGGAAACCGAATATCTTTTGGTGGATTGTCTTTATTTGGGAATTGATAATATAGTTGCTCTTCGTGGCGATGCTATGAAAGGCGAAAATCATTTTGTTCCAACGGAAGGCGGACATAAATATGCTGTTGATTTGGTGAAACACATCAACGATTTGGGACGAGGAAAATATTTAAGCGGAGATATCAATTGTGCGGATGACAATCGTTTTTGTATTGGTGTTGCAGGTTATCCTGAAAAACATATTGAAGCACCATCTATGAAATACGATTTGCAAAAATTGAAGGAAAAAGTAGATGCAGGTGCAGATTATGTGGTGACTCAAATGTTTTTTGACAATAAAAAATACATTGAATTTGTGAAACAGGCACGAGAAATTGGCATTAATGTTCCAATTATTCCGGGAATTAAGCCTATTGCGACGAAGGGACATCTTTCAATGCTTCCGAAAACCTTTAAAATTGATTTACCGGAAGACTTAATTTCTGAAATTACAAAAGCGAAAGACAACACCGCAGTGAAACAAATCGGTATTGAATGGGCGATTGCGCAATGCAGGGAACTTTTGGATTTCGGCGTTCCGGTGCTGCATTTTTATTCGATGGGGAAGAGCGATAATATCAAAAAAGTAGCGAGGGAATTGTTTTAA
- the metH gene encoding methionine synthase — MKYLKLSGLEPLIITPESNFINVGERTNVAGSKKFLRLIKEEKFSEALEIARHQVDGGAQILDVNFDDGLLDGKSAMVKFLNLIASEPDIARIPIMIDSSKWEILEAGLQVVQGKCVVNSISLKEGEEEFIDHAKKIKRYGAAVIVMAFDEEGQADNYDRRIEICKRSYDILVNKVGFPSEDIIFDLNIFPVATGMEEHRRNALDFIEATKWVRENLPNVSVSGGVSNVSFSFRGNDSVREAMHSVFLYHAIKAGMNMGIVNPTMLEVYDEIPKDLLELVEDVMLDRRDDATERLLEYSERVKSTKKEVVEDLAWRRQPLQDRITDALVKGIDRFIIEDVEEARTQTSRPLDVIEGNLMTGMGVVGDLFGSGKMFLPQVVKSARVMKKAVAYLQPFIEAEKDQTQKANGKVLMATVKGDVHDIGKNIVAVVLGCNNYEIVDLGVMVPAEKIIQTAIDEKVDAIGLSGLITPSLDEMVHVAAELERKNLKFPLLIGGATTSKAHTAVKISPKYSHTVVHINDASRAVGVVSQLLDRNSEQYQIDLKLEYDDFREKFLSRQVEKEYVPIEEARAQKFNINWEKEDIFRPKKLGIQIIENQDLRELLPFMDWSPFFRSWELHGKFPDILTDEIVGEQATEVYNDAKKMLNKILDEKLLTGKAIFGIFPANATNQDDIEVYDENGNVISTFHTLRQQLKRSAGKDYLALSDFIAPKESGKQDYIGCFAVTTGFGTDEMVSTFKEDHDDYNGILAKALSDRLAEAFAEYLHHKVRTEFWGYAEDEILDNEALIAEKYLGIRPAPGYPACPDHLEKLSIWDLLKVKENIGLELTESLAMFPTAAVSGYYFGNPKAKYFGVGKISEDQLKDYAERKGVDEDFARKWLAPNLAD, encoded by the coding sequence ATGAAATATTTAAAACTTTCAGGTCTTGAACCTTTAATTATAACTCCCGAATCCAACTTCATCAACGTCGGGGAACGAACTAATGTTGCGGGTTCCAAAAAATTTCTTCGCCTCATTAAAGAAGAAAAATTTTCGGAAGCATTAGAGATTGCGCGACATCAGGTTGATGGAGGAGCACAAATTTTAGATGTAAACTTTGATGACGGACTGTTGGACGGAAAATCAGCGATGGTTAAGTTCCTTAATTTAATCGCCTCAGAACCTGATATTGCACGAATTCCGATTATGATTGACTCTTCAAAATGGGAAATTTTGGAGGCAGGATTGCAGGTTGTTCAGGGAAAATGTGTGGTCAATTCCATCAGTTTGAAGGAAGGTGAAGAAGAATTTATCGACCACGCCAAGAAAATAAAAAGATATGGTGCAGCCGTAATTGTAATGGCTTTTGATGAAGAAGGACAAGCCGATAATTACGACCGCAGAATAGAAATTTGCAAGCGTTCCTATGATATTTTGGTGAATAAAGTGGGCTTTCCATCAGAAGATATCATTTTTGATTTGAATATTTTTCCCGTTGCGACAGGAATGGAGGAGCACCGCAGAAATGCATTAGATTTCATTGAAGCCACAAAATGGGTTCGCGAAAATCTTCCGAATGTTTCGGTTTCGGGCGGTGTTTCCAATGTTTCGTTTTCGTTCCGTGGGAATGACAGCGTTCGCGAGGCGATGCATTCCGTTTTCCTTTATCATGCCATAAAAGCGGGGATGAATATGGGTATTGTAAACCCAACAATGTTGGAAGTTTACGACGAAATTCCAAAAGATTTATTGGAGTTGGTGGAAGATGTAATGTTGGATAGAAGAGATGACGCCACAGAAAGGCTTTTAGAATATTCCGAAAGAGTAAAATCCACCAAAAAAGAAGTGGTTGAAGATTTGGCTTGGAGAAGACAACCTTTGCAAGACCGAATTACGGACGCTTTGGTAAAAGGCATTGACCGCTTCATTATTGAAGATGTAGAAGAAGCCAGAACACAAACTTCCAGACCTTTAGATGTGATTGAAGGCAATTTGATGACAGGAATGGGCGTTGTTGGTGATCTTTTCGGAAGTGGAAAAATGTTCCTTCCGCAGGTGGTAAAATCGGCTAGAGTGATGAAAAAAGCGGTGGCTTATTTGCAACCCTTCATTGAAGCCGAAAAAGACCAAACCCAAAAAGCCAATGGGAAAGTGTTGATGGCGACCGTAAAAGGTGATGTTCACGATATTGGTAAAAATATTGTGGCGGTAGTTTTAGGCTGCAACAATTATGAAATCGTGGATTTGGGAGTGATGGTTCCTGCAGAAAAAATTATTCAGACCGCGATTGATGAAAAGGTGGATGCGATTGGTTTGAGTGGATTAATTACACCGAGTCTGGATGAAATGGTTCACGTTGCGGCGGAATTGGAAAGAAAAAATTTAAAATTTCCTTTGTTAATCGGCGGTGCAACAACTTCCAAAGCGCATACTGCTGTGAAGATTTCGCCAAAATATTCCCATACGGTTGTTCATATTAATGACGCTTCTCGTGCTGTAGGTGTGGTTTCGCAGTTGTTGGACAGAAATTCTGAACAGTATCAAATTGATTTAAAATTAGAATACGACGATTTCCGTGAGAAATTTTTGAGCAGACAAGTGGAAAAAGAATATGTCCCGATTGAGGAAGCGAGAGCCCAAAAATTCAATATTAATTGGGAAAAAGAAGACATTTTCAGGCCAAAAAAATTAGGAATTCAAATTATTGAAAACCAGGATTTAAGAGAATTATTGCCTTTTATGGATTGGTCGCCGTTTTTCAGAAGTTGGGAATTACACGGAAAATTTCCTGATATTTTGACCGACGAAATCGTTGGAGAACAGGCAACAGAAGTCTATAATGACGCCAAAAAGATGCTCAATAAAATTTTAGACGAAAAATTATTGACTGGAAAAGCCATTTTCGGAATTTTTCCTGCAAATGCTACAAACCAAGATGATATCGAAGTTTATGATGAAAATGGAAATGTGATTTCAACGTTTCATACCCTTCGTCAACAGTTGAAAAGATCGGCTGGAAAGGATTATCTCGCATTGTCGGATTTTATTGCACCAAAAGAAAGCGGAAAACAAGATTATATCGGTTGTTTCGCAGTAACGACAGGTTTTGGAACCGATGAGATGGTGAGTACATTCAAAGAAGATCACGATGATTACAACGGAATTCTTGCAAAAGCCCTTTCTGATAGATTGGCAGAAGCATTTGCAGAATATCTACACCATAAAGTTCGTACAGAATTTTGGGGTTATGCCGAAGATGAAATTTTAGACAATGAAGCCTTAATCGCTGAAAAATATTTAGGAATTCGCCCTGCTCCAGGTTATCCTGCGTGTCCCGATCATTTGGAAAAATTATCGATTTGGGATTTGTTAAAAGTGAAGGAAAATATTGGTCTAGAGCTTACCGAAAGTTTGGCAATGTTCCCAACAGCAGCAGTTTCCGGATATTACTTTGGAAATCCCAAAGCAAAATATTTCGGTGTTGGAAAAATATCGGAAGATCAATTGAAAGATTATGCTGAAAGAAAGGGAGTTGACGAGGATTTCGCAAGAAAATGGTTGGCGCCGAATTTGGCGGATTAA
- a CDS encoding homocysteine S-methyltransferase family protein: protein MTNSEKLYKALNERILVLDGAMGTMLQRYNFQEEDYRGERFKDWEHPLKGNNDLLSLTQPQAIAEVHSKYLEAGADIIETNTFSGTTIAMADYHMEDLVYELNFESAKIARKVCDEFTGKNPEVQRFVAGSIGPTNKTASLSPDVNDPGFRAITFDELRIAYKQQAEALLDGGSDILLVETVFDTLNAKAALFAIDEIQEERKIQIPIMVSGTITDASGRTLSGQTAGAFLISISHLNLLSVGFNCALGAKQLTPYLEEVANNSDFYISAYPNAGLPNAFGQYDESPEFMAEQIREYAEKGLINIVGGCCGTTPPHIKAIAELVKGYNPRKINQHNNVSI from the coding sequence ATGACAAACAGCGAAAAACTATACAAAGCCCTCAACGAAAGAATTCTCGTTTTAGACGGAGCGATGGGAACAATGCTTCAACGCTACAATTTTCAGGAAGAAGATTATCGAGGCGAACGATTTAAAGATTGGGAACATCCTTTGAAAGGCAACAACGATCTGCTTTCTCTCACTCAACCACAAGCGATTGCCGAAGTTCATTCCAAATATTTGGAAGCAGGAGCAGACATCATCGAAACCAATACATTTTCGGGAACCACCATTGCAATGGCGGATTATCATATGGAAGATTTGGTGTACGAACTGAACTTTGAGTCTGCAAAGATTGCCAGAAAAGTCTGCGATGAATTCACCGGCAAAAATCCTGAAGTACAAAGATTTGTCGCAGGTTCAATTGGTCCGACAAACAAAACTGCCTCTCTTTCTCCCGATGTAAATGACCCGGGTTTCCGAGCGATTACTTTTGATGAATTGAGAATTGCCTACAAACAACAAGCAGAAGCACTTTTAGACGGCGGTTCCGATATTTTATTGGTTGAAACTGTTTTTGATACTTTGAATGCAAAAGCCGCACTGTTCGCGATTGATGAAATTCAGGAAGAAAGAAAAATTCAGATTCCGATTATGGTTTCGGGTACCATTACCGATGCTTCCGGAAGAACTTTGAGCGGACAAACAGCAGGTGCATTTTTGATTTCCATTTCGCATTTGAATTTGTTGAGTGTCGGGTTTAATTGCGCTTTAGGAGCCAAACAACTGACACCTTATTTAGAAGAAGTTGCCAATAATTCTGATTTCTATATTTCCGCTTATCCAAATGCTGGATTACCAAATGCTTTTGGTCAATACGACGAATCACCAGAATTTATGGCAGAACAAATTCGTGAATATGCCGAAAAAGGTTTAATCAACATTGTTGGTGGTTGTTGCGGAACAACACCGCCGCATATTAAAGCAATTGCGGAATTGGTGAAGGGATATAACCCGAGGAAAATTAATCAACATAACAATGTATCAATCTAA
- a CDS encoding trans-sulfuration enzyme family protein → MNENLETLSIRTQTERSQFDEHSTPLYLTSSFVFEDAEDMRASFAEEKEKNLYSRFSNPNVTEFIDKIVKMEGAESGYAFATGMAAIYSTFSALLNSGDHIVSCQSVFGSTHTLFTKYFPKWNIDYTYFKAENSADVESLIQPNTKILYLETPTNPAIEILDLEFYRNLAKKHNLIFIVDNCFATPYLQQPIKYGADVVVHSATKLIDGQGRVLGGVAVGRKDLIQEIYSFSRLTGPSLSPFNAWILSKSLETLAIRVEKHCENALKVAEFLENHPNVELVKYPFLKSHPSYEIAKKQMKLGGNIVAFEVKGGIEGGRNFLNKIKMCSLSANLGDTRTIVTHPASTTHSKLSDEERNEVGITAGLVRCSVGLENVEDIIADLKQALDN, encoded by the coding sequence ATGAACGAAAATTTAGAAACTTTATCGATAAGAACTCAAACTGAAAGAAGTCAGTTTGACGAACATTCAACACCTTTATACTTAACTTCAAGTTTTGTGTTTGAAGATGCGGAAGATATGCGCGCAAGTTTTGCCGAAGAAAAAGAGAAAAATTTGTACAGCCGTTTTTCCAATCCGAATGTTACGGAATTTATCGACAAGATCGTGAAAATGGAAGGTGCAGAAAGCGGTTACGCCTTTGCTACGGGAATGGCGGCGATTTATTCCACCTTTTCAGCGTTGCTCAATTCTGGCGACCATATCGTGAGTTGTCAGTCGGTTTTTGGTTCCACGCACACGCTTTTCACCAAATATTTTCCAAAATGGAATATTGATTATACTTATTTTAAAGCCGAAAATTCCGCTGATGTTGAAAGTTTAATTCAGCCCAACACCAAAATTCTCTATCTCGAAACGCCAACCAATCCTGCGATTGAAATTTTAGATCTAGAGTTTTACAGAAATTTGGCCAAGAAACATAACTTGATTTTCATCGTCGATAATTGCTTTGCTACACCGTATTTGCAGCAGCCAATAAAATATGGAGCCGATGTTGTGGTGCATTCCGCGACAAAATTAATTGATGGTCAAGGTCGAGTTTTGGGTGGAGTTGCAGTTGGTAGAAAAGATTTAATTCAGGAAATTTATTCGTTTTCCCGTTTAACCGGACCTTCGCTTTCGCCTTTCAATGCGTGGATTTTGAGTAAAAGTTTGGAAACTTTGGCAATTCGTGTAGAAAAACATTGTGAAAACGCTCTTAAAGTAGCCGAGTTTTTAGAAAATCATCCCAATGTAGAATTGGTAAAATATCCGTTTTTGAAATCTCATCCAAGTTACGAAATCGCCAAAAAACAAATGAAATTGGGCGGAAATATCGTCGCTTTCGAAGTAAAAGGTGGTATTGAAGGAGGCAGAAATTTTTTAAATAAAATAAAAATGTGTTCACTTTCCGCCAATCTTGGAGACACGAGGACGATTGTGACTCATCCTGCATCAACAACACATTCCAAACTTTCCGATGAAGAAAGAAATGAAGTCGGTATTACCGCAGGATTGGTGCGGTGTTCCGTTGGTTTAGAAAATGTGGAAGATATTATTGCAGATTTAAAGCAAGCGCTTGATAATTAA